The sequence TCCAATGAACAAAGCCAACATGTAGTTACCCATACTGATATTTGCAATCAAAGAAGCAGCACCAGAAAAGTTTCCGGATGTTGTGTTAGTGCTCAAAACAACCACCATCCAATTATTCTCAGAGGCAATCCCAGCCCCGGTGTAGTTTgaattattcaaatattttgcaTATTGAGATTTTGTATAATTAGAAAACACTACAATTGGGTCTAATCTAGGCACACAAACAGGCAAAATGATCCCACCAACTGCGTGTTTGTCTTTTATGTCACACTTATGCAGGAGCTTGTCAAAGTCAGTGACATTAGGCTTCGTGCCTGGAGTAGAGCTGTGGTTAAAGGCGTTTTCACAAGTTCCCTTCTTTTTTAACTGGCCTGCAATTTTATTAGCTAGGCAAGCTGCATTGCTGTTGTCAGTGAAGTTGTTGAGATGTAGTGACCTCCTGTAACCATTAAGGTCATCCCAGAGATATGTTTGAGCTGTAGATGTAAAAATTGCATTCGTTAGAACTAATAGGGTGAAGATTAAATAAGTAATGCACCAAAGTTAGCCTATTTAGCAGTGATCTTCTCTATGTTCTACAACTAGATAccaatattaattattaatctGATACTTTGATGGAATTCAATTGGTGAAGAAGTGGGAAGGCATCAGCCATACGAAATTAAAAAAGACAACAAATGccattttgataattttgatctTAACAGGATAGTTAGGTAAAGctatatgaaaaaaaagagaagcaatCGTTGTGTTTTCCTGAAAGCACCAAATACTTTTGTAAAGCCTCAAATACTTTTGTAAAGCCTGTTACTCATCAAGATATAAAATGGTCTAATTAAGTGCTCAATTCTTCTTATGCAGGCTATCCTATTCTGccgaaaaattattttaagcacTGTTtcaataactttatcaaacttTCATGACTTTTAAAAAAGGTTGCTGACTGatggttttggattttgtttgaTTAGTTTAACAAAGAATTAGTTTAGCAACtcaatgaatttcttttttaagatcCAATATTATCCTTGATACTCAAGGACCATTGATTGGAATTGAGCACATGCATGTTTCAAATTGAATTTCATGCTTCAAGTTGAGGAATTGGCTTGCCTAAGAACACAAAGTAAAACTCACATTGATAATGATACCATTAAGACCAAACAACTGTAATTACCACACATACCATTAGtcttagcccaaaaaaaaaaaaaaacacataaccTAGTCTAGATTCACGGTAATCACTTGTAATCTTTTTtg comes from Castanea sativa cultivar Marrone di Chiusa Pesio chromosome 3, ASM4071231v1 and encodes:
- the LOC142629951 gene encoding putative GPI-anchored protein At5g19250, producing MAILKLSLVLLVLHVVQLQGNAMSDCDAQTYLWDDLNGYRRSLHLNNFTDNSNAACLANKIAGQLKKKGTCENAFNHSSTPGTKPNVTDFDKLLHKCDIKDKHAVGGIILPVCVPRLDPIVVFSNYTKSQYAKYLNNSNYTGAGIASENNWMVVVLSTNTTSGNFSGAASLIANISMGNYMLALFIGLLLVSVS